A single window of Corallincola holothuriorum DNA harbors:
- the tkt gene encoding transketolase, producing MPSRRDLANAIRALSMDGVQKAKSGHPGAPMGMADIAEVLWRDYMKHNPTNPEWVDRDRFVLSNGHGSMLLYSLLHLTGYDLSIDDLKNFRQLHSKTPGHPEYGYAPGVETTTGPLGQGITNAVGFAIAEKSLAAQFNRGVHNVVDHYTYCFLGDGCLMEGISHEACSLAGTLGLGKLIAFWDDNGISIDGEVEGWFTDDTAKRFESYGWHVIPAVDGHDAAAIAAAVDAARAETGKPTLICCKTVIGYGSPNKAGSHDCHGAPLGDEEIAASREFLGWKHGAFEIPADHYEQWSAKDAGQAEEAAWHDKFAAYRGEHPELAAEYERRMKGDLPAEFSAQADQYIADLQAKGEVIATRKASQNCLNAYGPLLPEFMGGSADLAGSNLTLWSGAKGLTADDADGNYIFYGVREFGMSAIMNGLALHKGFVPYGATFLMFVEYARNAVRMAALMKQRSIFVYTHDSIGLGEDGPTHQPVEQISSLRMTPNLENWRPCDTVESAVSWKAAIERKEGPTSLIFTRQNLAHQDRTPQQVADIARGGYVLKDCEGQPELILIATGSEVQLAVEAYATLTAEGRKVRVVSMPSTDVFDAQDAAYKEAVLPAAVSNRVAVEAGIVDYWYKYVGLNGRVIGMTTFGESAPADQLFEMFGITTKNVLENCRELLG from the coding sequence ATGCCTTCTCGTCGTGATCTTGCCAACGCAATCCGTGCACTGAGCATGGATGGTGTACAAAAAGCTAAGTCGGGTCACCCCGGCGCACCTATGGGTATGGCTGATATCGCGGAGGTTCTCTGGCGCGATTATATGAAGCACAACCCAACTAATCCTGAATGGGTTGACCGCGATCGTTTCGTATTATCCAACGGCCACGGTTCTATGTTGTTGTATTCCCTGTTGCATCTTACAGGCTACGATCTCTCCATTGATGACTTGAAAAATTTCCGCCAGCTGCATTCTAAAACCCCGGGTCACCCTGAATATGGTTATGCGCCGGGTGTAGAAACTACCACCGGTCCACTGGGTCAGGGCATTACCAATGCGGTTGGTTTTGCGATCGCAGAAAAATCATTGGCCGCGCAGTTTAACCGTGGTGTTCATAATGTGGTTGACCATTACACCTATTGTTTCCTCGGTGACGGTTGCTTGATGGAAGGTATCTCCCATGAAGCCTGTTCATTGGCTGGCACCTTGGGTCTAGGTAAGTTGATTGCATTTTGGGATGACAACGGCATCTCAATTGACGGTGAAGTTGAAGGCTGGTTTACCGATGACACGGCCAAGCGTTTCGAATCATACGGCTGGCACGTTATTCCAGCGGTTGATGGCCATGATGCAGCAGCGATTGCAGCAGCAGTCGATGCGGCGCGTGCAGAAACTGGCAAGCCAACCCTTATCTGTTGTAAGACCGTGATTGGTTACGGCTCGCCGAATAAAGCTGGTAGCCACGACTGTCACGGTGCGCCATTAGGCGATGAAGAGATCGCTGCATCACGTGAATTCCTTGGTTGGAAGCATGGTGCATTTGAGATCCCTGCTGATCACTACGAGCAGTGGAGTGCGAAAGATGCGGGTCAGGCCGAAGAAGCCGCTTGGCATGACAAATTTGCTGCTTATCGTGGCGAACACCCTGAGTTAGCTGCTGAGTATGAGCGCCGCATGAAGGGTGACCTGCCTGCTGAGTTCTCAGCGCAAGCAGATCAGTACATTGCTGACCTGCAAGCCAAAGGCGAAGTCATTGCGACCCGTAAAGCAAGTCAGAACTGCCTGAATGCTTATGGCCCATTGTTACCTGAATTCATGGGCGGCTCAGCCGATCTCGCGGGTTCTAACCTGACATTGTGGAGTGGGGCGAAAGGCCTCACTGCTGATGATGCTGACGGCAACTATATCTTTTACGGTGTGCGTGAATTTGGCATGTCAGCCATCATGAATGGTCTTGCTCTGCACAAAGGTTTCGTACCTTACGGTGCCACTTTCTTAATGTTCGTTGAATACGCTCGTAATGCGGTACGTATGGCCGCGTTGATGAAGCAGCGTAGCATCTTTGTTTATACCCACGATTCTATCGGTTTGGGTGAAGATGGTCCGACGCACCAGCCAGTAGAGCAGATCTCCAGCTTGCGTATGACACCTAATCTGGAAAACTGGCGTCCATGTGACACGGTTGAATCAGCTGTGTCTTGGAAAGCGGCGATTGAACGTAAAGAGGGGCCTACTAGCCTTATCTTTACTCGCCAGAACTTGGCTCATCAGGACCGTACCCCACAGCAGGTTGCTGATATCGCCCGCGGTGGTTATGTGTTGAAGGATTGTGAAGGTCAGCCTGAGCTTATCCTGATTGCTACCGGATCTGAGGTTCAACTCGCAGTTGAAGCCTATGCCACGTTGACTGCGGAAGGCCGCAAGGTGCGTGTCGTTTCAATGCCATCAACGGACGTGTTTGACGCCCAGGACGCAGCGTATAAAGAAGCTGTATTGCCTGCTGCGGTAAGTAACCGCGTCGCCGTTGAAGCCGGAATAGTCGACTACTGGTACAAGTATGTTGGCCTGAATGGTCGGGTGATTGGTATGACAACGTTCGGTGAGTCCGCTCCTGCGGATCAGTTGTTCGAGATGTTTGGTATCACCACCAAAAATGTTTTGGAAAATTGCCGCGAGTTATTGGGCTAA
- the epd gene encoding erythrose-4-phosphate dehydrogenase encodes MTIRVAINGYGRIGRSVLRALYERGEQDIKVVAINELADVDAIAHLTRYDTTHGRFNCSVELEQTTLRVGDDDIQLLQQADISQLPWDELAIDVVFECTGSFNRREHAEQHLAAGAKKVLFSQPARTEADVDATVIWGVNEAVLKAEDRIVSNGSCTTNCIVPVIKLLDDEFGIESGAITTIHSAMNDQPVIDAYHPDLRRTRAAGHSIIPVDTKLSVGVERILPKFAGRFEAIAVRVPTINVTAMDLSVTVHKKVSIRDVNQLLQSAAKGEFSQILSYTDEPLVSADFNHDPHSSIVDGTQTRVSHHHLIKLLVWCDNEWGFANRMIDTCRSIMNAVSQTQPNSLNFSRT; translated from the coding sequence ATGACGATAAGAGTTGCGATAAATGGCTATGGCCGTATTGGGCGCAGTGTACTGCGTGCACTTTATGAGCGTGGCGAACAAGATATTAAGGTGGTAGCGATTAATGAGTTGGCTGATGTTGACGCCATTGCTCACTTAACTCGCTATGACACTACCCATGGTCGTTTTAACTGTTCAGTAGAATTGGAACAGACGACTTTGCGGGTGGGTGATGATGATATTCAACTCTTACAGCAGGCCGATATCTCTCAGCTACCTTGGGATGAGTTGGCTATTGATGTGGTGTTTGAATGTACCGGTAGTTTTAATCGCCGTGAACACGCAGAGCAACATCTTGCTGCTGGCGCGAAAAAGGTCTTGTTTTCGCAACCTGCCCGTACCGAAGCAGACGTTGATGCCACCGTTATTTGGGGCGTTAATGAAGCTGTATTGAAGGCCGAAGATCGGATCGTATCTAACGGTTCTTGTACCACCAACTGCATCGTGCCTGTGATCAAGCTATTGGATGATGAGTTTGGCATCGAATCTGGCGCGATCACGACCATCCATTCGGCGATGAATGATCAACCCGTCATTGATGCCTATCATCCGGATTTACGTCGAACTCGCGCCGCTGGCCACTCCATTATTCCTGTTGATACCAAGTTGTCTGTGGGAGTGGAGCGGATCTTGCCGAAGTTCGCGGGTCGATTTGAGGCAATTGCCGTGCGAGTGCCGACGATTAACGTGACTGCGATGGACTTGTCGGTTACAGTTCACAAGAAAGTATCGATCCGTGATGTAAATCAATTACTACAAAGCGCAGCTAAGGGAGAATTCTCCCAAATCCTGTCTTATACTGACGAACCTTTGGTTTCTGCTGACTTTAATCATGATCCACACTCATCGATTGTGGATGGAACGCAAACACGAGTCAGCCACCATCATTTGATCAAATTACTAGTTTGGTGTGACAACGAATGGGGATTCGCAAACCGGATGATTGATACATGTCGGTCTATAATGAATGCGGTCTCCCAAACTCAACCCAATTCGCTTAACTTCAGTCGAACATAG
- a CDS encoding transporter substrate-binding domain-containing protein — translation MDRDCLSRVVSTWIWFASVLIGCAVWVPSAAAEVSADAVTAQHKTLVIATRDAPPFAIKTEDGWHGITIELVRHIADQSGIQLEFREMEIDEMLLAASRSEISAAAAALTITAEREQSVDFTHPFLTSGLGIAVAKSQSVSWISAVKALFSGPFIKAAGALLAVLTIVGVVVWLAERKHNEQFSVAPIKGVGAGVWWSAVTMTTVGYGDKAPKTLLGRIVGLIWMFASIIIISGFTAAIATSLTVEQLEQSITGIDDLYGEPVVSVKGSTSSIYLHEQFVRHEEVASVEEGLKLLADGKVIAMVYDLPILRYEINASFAHQLRVLPQTFLRQDYGIALPPNDPTRELLNQQILNLIDTDEWQQIKDRYLGVTK, via the coding sequence ATGGATAGAGATTGTTTAAGCCGTGTTGTAAGCACTTGGATTTGGTTTGCCTCCGTACTTATAGGCTGTGCTGTTTGGGTGCCATCGGCTGCTGCGGAAGTGAGTGCTGATGCGGTAACCGCGCAACATAAAACCTTGGTGATAGCGACACGTGACGCCCCGCCTTTCGCTATTAAAACCGAAGATGGTTGGCATGGCATTACGATCGAACTGGTTCGTCATATTGCTGATCAATCTGGTATTCAACTTGAGTTTAGAGAGATGGAGATCGATGAGATGCTGTTGGCGGCCTCGCGTAGCGAGATCTCTGCTGCTGCCGCTGCTCTAACCATCACCGCAGAGCGGGAACAATCTGTTGACTTTACCCACCCCTTTCTTACTTCTGGATTAGGTATCGCTGTGGCGAAAAGCCAGTCGGTTAGTTGGATAAGTGCGGTCAAAGCTCTCTTCTCCGGCCCATTTATTAAAGCGGCAGGTGCTTTGCTAGCTGTACTTACCATTGTCGGAGTGGTTGTTTGGTTGGCAGAGCGTAAACACAATGAGCAGTTTTCTGTTGCGCCAATCAAAGGGGTTGGAGCGGGTGTTTGGTGGTCAGCAGTAACGATGACTACCGTAGGGTATGGAGATAAAGCGCCAAAAACCCTGCTGGGACGGATTGTCGGTTTAATCTGGATGTTTGCCAGTATCATTATTATTTCCGGGTTTACTGCGGCCATCGCCACCTCTTTAACGGTGGAACAATTGGAACAGTCTATTACTGGTATTGATGACCTGTATGGTGAACCGGTGGTCTCTGTTAAAGGCAGCACCAGTTCTATCTATCTGCATGAACAGTTTGTTCGTCATGAAGAAGTGGCATCCGTTGAAGAGGGCTTAAAGCTACTTGCAGATGGCAAGGTGATTGCCATGGTGTATGACTTACCGATTCTACGGTATGAAATTAATGCGAGTTTTGCCCATCAATTGAGGGTGTTGCCGCAAACGTTCCTGCGTCAGGATTATGGTATTGCGTTACCGCCAAATGATCCCACCAGAGAACTGTTAAACCAACAAATATTGAACTTGATAGATACGGATGAGTGGCAGCAGATCAAAGACAGGTATTTGGGTGTGACAAAATAG
- a CDS encoding PilT/PilU family type 4a pilus ATPase, producing the protein MLLNQLLTRMSNEKASDLFITVGFPPSAKIDGEMTPLAETPLSKERALEIVESAMTEKQKQQFHDERECNFAIPLAGVGRFRISAFWQRDSAGMVCRKIETQIPDPDSLGLPPTLKETVMAKRGLLLFVGATGTGKSTSLAALLGHRNRNSRGHILTIEDPIEFVHQHEKSLVTQREVGLDTESFDAALKSALRQAPDVILIGEIRSMETMEFALSFAETGHLCLATLHANNANQALDRIMHLAPTEKHNQLLFDLSFNLRGIVAQQLVPRRDGNGRRAAIEILLNTPMIGEHIRRNEMHLIKETITKSREQGMQTFDQALFDLYQAGEISYADALHYADSPNDLRLMIKLQGDEPGGGSGFLDGVTLDNDDDDF; encoded by the coding sequence ATGCTGCTGAATCAACTGCTGACGAGAATGAGTAATGAAAAGGCGTCGGATCTTTTCATTACCGTTGGCTTTCCACCCAGTGCCAAGATTGATGGCGAAATGACGCCGTTGGCGGAAACACCGCTGAGTAAAGAGCGCGCGCTTGAGATCGTTGAAAGCGCGATGACCGAGAAGCAGAAACAGCAATTTCACGACGAGCGCGAGTGTAATTTCGCCATTCCGCTAGCGGGGGTTGGTCGTTTTCGTATCAGTGCCTTCTGGCAACGAGATAGCGCGGGTATGGTTTGTCGTAAGATTGAAACTCAGATCCCCGACCCTGACTCGTTGGGGTTGCCGCCGACTCTGAAAGAGACGGTGATGGCGAAGCGAGGCTTATTGTTGTTCGTGGGTGCCACCGGTACTGGTAAGTCAACCTCGTTGGCGGCACTACTAGGGCATCGAAATCGCAACTCCCGCGGTCATATTTTGACCATTGAAGATCCTATCGAATTTGTTCATCAGCATGAAAAGAGCTTGGTGACGCAAAGGGAAGTGGGACTGGATACGGAATCGTTTGATGCGGCCCTTAAAAGTGCCTTACGTCAGGCGCCGGATGTGATCCTGATTGGTGAGATCCGCTCCATGGAAACCATGGAATTCGCCCTGAGTTTCGCCGAAACCGGTCACTTGTGCCTTGCTACTTTGCACGCTAACAACGCGAACCAAGCGTTGGATCGTATTATGCATTTGGCACCAACCGAGAAACACAACCAGTTGCTGTTTGATCTGTCGTTTAACCTGCGGGGCATCGTGGCGCAGCAGTTAGTGCCTCGTCGTGATGGCAACGGCCGTAGAGCGGCGATCGAGATCTTGCTGAATACGCCGATGATTGGTGAGCATATTCGTCGGAACGAGATGCATCTGATTAAAGAGACGATCACCAAGTCCCGAGAACAGGGGATGCAGACCTTTGACCAGGCACTGTTTGACCTCTATCAGGCAGGTGAAATCAGTTACGCTGATGCGCTACATTATGCTGATTCGCCTAATGATCTACGTCTAATGATCAAACTGCAGGGCGATGAACCCGGTGGCGGCTCCGGCTTCCTCGATGGTGTGACGCTCGACAACGATGATGACGATTTTTAG
- a CDS encoding YqgE/AlgH family protein: MESLRDHLLIAMPSLKDPFFSRSVTYICEHDDKGAMGLIINQPAPITVSELLKQVEHLDLDDLPETTRQRKVFSGGPVSPERGFVLHSAQHGWTSSLKVSDQIMVTTSKDILTALGTDKAPEQYIITLGYSGWSEGQLEEELVRNSWLTIPADDELIFSTPADQLWEAAAKRLGVDIWNISPEIGHA; this comes from the coding sequence ATGGAAAGTCTGCGCGATCACCTGCTTATTGCCATGCCGTCGCTGAAAGATCCGTTTTTTTCACGCAGCGTCACCTATATCTGTGAGCATGATGACAAAGGGGCGATGGGTCTCATCATTAACCAACCCGCGCCCATCACCGTTAGCGAGCTACTCAAGCAGGTTGAACACCTTGACTTGGATGACCTGCCTGAAACCACCCGCCAACGCAAAGTCTTTTCCGGTGGACCAGTCAGCCCTGAGCGTGGTTTCGTCCTGCACTCCGCCCAGCACGGCTGGACCAGTAGTCTGAAGGTCAGTGACCAAATAATGGTGACCACCTCGAAAGATATTTTAACCGCCCTGGGCACAGACAAAGCACCGGAGCAATATATCATCACTCTTGGCTACTCTGGCTGGTCTGAAGGGCAGCTCGAAGAAGAGTTGGTTCGCAACAGTTGGCTCACGATCCCCGCCGATGATGAACTGATTTTTAGTACCCCAGCGGATCAATTATGGGAAGCCGCAGCCAAACGGTTGGGTGTCGACATCTGGAATATCAGCCCAGAAATAGGTCATGCTTAA
- the gshB gene encoding glutathione synthase, whose amino-acid sequence MTITVGIVMDPITEINIKKDSSFAMLMAAQARGWQLRYMEMADLYLDQGKAYGRMAPLQVQQDAENWFALGAAEELPLTELDVVLMRKDPPFDTEYIYATYMLERAEDEGVLIVNKPQSLRDANEKLFTAWFPELTPPTLVTRRADNIRRFYAKHDDIILKPLDGMGGASIFRIKPNDPNLGVIIETLTEHGQRYCMAQAFIPDIKDGDKRILMIDGEPVPYCLARIPAKGETRGNLAAGGRGEARPLSESDLRIARAVGPTLKAKGLIFVGLDIIGEGLTEINVTSPTCIREIEAAFDIDIAGQLMDAIAQRLAN is encoded by the coding sequence ATGACTATTACCGTCGGTATCGTGATGGACCCCATCACAGAGATAAATATCAAGAAAGACAGCAGCTTTGCCATGCTAATGGCGGCACAGGCCCGTGGCTGGCAATTGCGCTATATGGAGATGGCGGATCTCTATCTCGACCAAGGCAAAGCCTATGGCCGTATGGCACCACTGCAAGTGCAACAAGACGCAGAAAACTGGTTCGCTTTAGGCGCGGCCGAAGAGTTACCGTTGACGGAACTTGATGTGGTATTGATGCGCAAAGACCCCCCCTTTGATACCGAGTATATCTACGCCACCTACATGCTAGAGCGGGCCGAAGATGAAGGCGTGCTGATCGTCAATAAGCCCCAAAGCCTGCGCGATGCCAACGAAAAGCTGTTTACAGCTTGGTTTCCCGAGTTAACACCCCCTACGCTAGTCACCCGTCGAGCTGATAATATTCGTCGTTTCTATGCCAAACATGACGACATTATTCTAAAGCCGCTGGACGGCATGGGCGGCGCTTCGATTTTCCGGATCAAACCCAATGATCCAAATCTAGGGGTGATCATCGAAACCCTGACGGAACATGGTCAACGCTACTGTATGGCGCAAGCGTTTATTCCAGACATTAAAGATGGCGACAAACGGATCCTGATGATCGATGGTGAACCGGTCCCCTACTGCTTGGCGCGTATCCCCGCCAAAGGAGAAACCCGTGGCAACCTCGCCGCTGGCGGCAGAGGTGAAGCACGGCCTCTGAGTGAAAGTGATTTGCGTATTGCCCGCGCCGTTGGGCCGACGTTAAAAGCCAAAGGGCTGATCTTTGTTGGCCTGGATATCATTGGTGAAGGGCTGACTGAGATCAACGTCACCAGCCCAACCTGTATTCGTGAAATAGAAGCGGCATTCGATATCGATATTGCTGGTCAGTTAATGGACGCTATTGCGCAACGATTAGCCAACTAA
- the metK gene encoding methionine adenosyltransferase has protein sequence MAQHLFTSESVSEGHPDKIADQISDAVLDAILEQDSMARVACETLVKTGMVLVAGEVTTEAWVDIEQLVRDTVRDIGYVHSDMGFDADSCAVVNAIGKQSPDIAQGVDRGDPREQGAGDQGLMFGYASNETDVLMPAPITYAHRLVKRQAEVRKNGTLPWLRPDAKSQVSFVYENGKPVGIDAVVLSTQHCDSVSQSDLVEAVREVIIDPVLPREWLNDKTKYFINPTGRFVIGGPMGDCGLTGRKIIVDTYGGMARHGGGAFSGKDPSKVDRSAAYAGRYVAKNIVAAGLAERCEIQVSYAIGVAEPTSISVETFGTGKVADELLVKLVREHFDLRPYGLTEMLDLVQPIYKETAAYGHFGREQFPWEQVDKIDALRASAGL, from the coding sequence ATGGCACAACATTTATTTACCTCCGAATCCGTTTCTGAGGGGCACCCCGACAAAATCGCAGATCAGATCTCTGATGCTGTTCTCGATGCAATTCTCGAACAGGACTCTATGGCACGCGTAGCCTGTGAGACCCTGGTTAAAACCGGCATGGTGCTAGTGGCAGGCGAAGTCACTACTGAAGCATGGGTAGATATCGAACAACTGGTACGTGATACCGTTCGAGATATTGGCTATGTGCACTCGGATATGGGCTTTGACGCTGACTCCTGTGCTGTCGTTAACGCTATCGGTAAACAATCGCCTGATATCGCTCAAGGTGTTGACCGCGGTGATCCTCGCGAGCAGGGGGCTGGTGACCAGGGCTTGATGTTCGGTTACGCCAGCAACGAGACTGATGTCTTGATGCCTGCGCCAATTACTTATGCCCACCGCCTCGTGAAGCGTCAGGCTGAAGTACGTAAGAACGGCACACTTCCTTGGTTACGCCCAGACGCTAAAAGCCAGGTAAGTTTTGTTTATGAAAACGGCAAGCCTGTTGGCATTGATGCTGTGGTGTTATCGACACAGCACTGTGACAGCGTCAGCCAAAGTGACCTGGTAGAAGCGGTTCGCGAAGTCATTATCGATCCGGTATTACCCCGCGAATGGCTAAACGACAAGACCAAGTACTTCATCAACCCCACCGGCCGCTTTGTTATCGGTGGCCCGATGGGTGACTGCGGCTTAACTGGCCGGAAGATCATCGTTGATACCTACGGTGGTATGGCTCGCCACGGTGGTGGGGCGTTCTCCGGTAAAGATCCATCAAAAGTTGACCGTAGCGCCGCTTACGCTGGCCGTTACGTGGCAAAAAACATTGTTGCTGCTGGGTTGGCTGAACGCTGTGAGATCCAGGTAAGTTATGCCATTGGCGTAGCCGAACCGACCTCTATCAGCGTCGAAACCTTTGGTACAGGTAAAGTGGCTGACGAGCTGTTAGTTAAACTAGTTAGAGAGCACTTTGACCTGCGTCCATATGGTCTCACTGAAATGCTGGATTTAGTGCAGCCTATCTATAAAGAAACCGCCGCTTATGGTCACTTTGGCCGTGAGCAGTTCCCTTGGGAGCAGGTTGATAAAATTGACGCTCTGCGCGCCTCTGCAGGCTTATAG
- the ruvX gene encoding Holliday junction resolvase RuvX, whose protein sequence is MGSQAAQRTLLGFDFGTGSIGVAIGQELTGTASPLPALKAKDGIPDWDQLKRLIEEWQPDLLVIGLPLNMDGTEQWITARAKKFAGRLHGRFGTPFEMQDERLTTADAKERLFELGGYQALQKDKIDSVSAVLIIESYMQRAYQ, encoded by the coding sequence ATGGGTTCACAAGCGGCACAAAGAACCCTGCTGGGCTTCGATTTTGGCACGGGTAGCATCGGTGTGGCCATCGGCCAAGAGCTGACAGGTACCGCATCACCGCTGCCCGCGCTGAAAGCCAAAGATGGTATACCAGACTGGGATCAGCTCAAACGTCTAATCGAGGAGTGGCAACCCGATCTATTAGTGATTGGCCTACCACTCAACATGGATGGCACAGAGCAGTGGATAACCGCCAGAGCCAAAAAATTCGCCGGACGATTACATGGCCGCTTTGGCACACCGTTTGAGATGCAGGATGAACGCCTGACGACGGCAGATGCAAAAGAAAGATTGTTTGAGCTGGGTGGCTATCAAGCACTCCAAAAAGACAAAATTGATAGTGTATCGGCAGTACTCATCATCGAAAGCTACATGCAACGAGCCTATCAGTAG
- the rsmE gene encoding 16S rRNA (uracil(1498)-N(3))-methyltransferase gives MRNIRLFHPEPLTSPSTVELSSDAAGHVARVLRMRLGDPVTLFNGDGHEYQGTLSDVGKRNVSVQIQQAQPADRESPLAIHLGQGISRGEKMDITIQKSVELGVREITPLITERCGVKLNNERWEKKVAHWQKVAISACEQCGRNRVPRINSPQPLSEWLARTTDATRLTLHPHTDTSFSNMAAPGDQVEILIGPEGGLSEQEITVAEQAQFFTVKLGPRILRTETAALVAISALQLRFGDLG, from the coding sequence ATGCGCAACATTCGACTATTTCACCCAGAACCGCTGACATCTCCGTCAACGGTCGAGCTAAGTAGTGATGCCGCGGGTCACGTGGCGCGCGTACTCCGAATGCGCCTCGGCGATCCGGTGACGCTATTTAATGGCGACGGTCATGAATACCAAGGAACGCTTTCCGACGTCGGCAAACGCAATGTGTCTGTGCAGATACAGCAAGCCCAACCCGCAGATCGGGAAAGCCCACTTGCGATCCATTTAGGCCAAGGAATAAGCCGTGGTGAAAAGATGGATATCACAATTCAGAAGTCAGTCGAGTTAGGCGTACGAGAGATCACACCACTGATTACTGAACGATGCGGCGTCAAGCTCAACAATGAACGCTGGGAGAAAAAAGTCGCACATTGGCAGAAAGTAGCTATCAGTGCCTGCGAACAGTGTGGCCGCAACAGAGTGCCGCGTATCAATTCGCCCCAGCCGCTATCGGAATGGTTGGCCAGAACAACTGACGCCACTCGTCTCACTTTGCATCCTCATACCGATACCAGCTTTAGCAACATGGCGGCGCCTGGGGATCAGGTAGAGATACTTATCGGCCCCGAGGGCGGACTCTCCGAGCAGGAGATTACCGTCGCTGAGCAAGCGCAATTTTTTACCGTCAAACTCGGTCCTCGCATATTACGAACAGAAACCGCGGCGTTGGTTGCAATCAGCGCTTTGCAACTCAGATTTGGTGACTTGGGATAA
- a CDS encoding type IV pilus twitching motility protein PilT, giving the protein MDVTELLAFTVKHNASDLHLSAGVSPMIRVDGEVRRVNVPALEHKEVHSLIYDIMNDKQRREFEEHLEVDFSFEVPNLARFRVNAFNQGRGAGAVFRTIPTEVLTLETLGAPEIFKKISDLPRGLVLVTGPTGSGKSTTLAAMIDYVNDNKHHHILTIEDPIEFVHDNKKCLVNQREVHRDTHSFNAALRSALREDPDVILVGELRDLETIRLALTAAETGHLVFGTLHTTSAAKTIDRIVDVFPGEEKAMVRSMLSESLRAVISQTLLKKLGGGRVAAHEIMIGTPAIRNLIREDKVAQMYSAIQTGMAHGMQTLDQCLQGLVSRGIVTADDARLKAHDKNAI; this is encoded by the coding sequence ATGGATGTTACCGAATTACTGGCGTTTACTGTTAAGCATAATGCATCAGATTTACATCTGTCCGCCGGTGTTTCCCCGATGATCCGTGTTGATGGTGAAGTACGTCGAGTCAATGTGCCGGCATTAGAACATAAAGAAGTTCATTCACTTATCTACGATATCATGAATGATAAGCAGCGCCGTGAATTTGAAGAACATCTCGAAGTGGATTTCTCATTTGAGGTGCCTAATCTGGCTCGCTTCCGTGTTAACGCATTTAATCAGGGGCGTGGCGCTGGTGCTGTATTCCGTACCATTCCGACGGAAGTTTTGACTCTGGAGACCTTAGGTGCACCAGAGATTTTTAAGAAGATTTCTGATCTGCCTCGTGGCCTTGTGTTAGTGACCGGGCCGACCGGCTCTGGTAAGTCGACGACGCTGGCGGCGATGATCGATTACGTCAATGACAACAAACATCACCATATTCTCACCATCGAAGATCCTATCGAATTTGTTCACGACAACAAAAAGTGTTTGGTCAACCAGCGTGAAGTCCATCGCGATACCCACAGCTTTAATGCCGCACTGCGCTCTGCGTTGCGTGAAGATCCGGATGTTATTCTGGTGGGTGAATTACGTGACCTTGAAACCATCCGTTTGGCATTGACCGCTGCAGAAACCGGCCACTTGGTATTCGGTACATTGCACACCACCTCTGCCGCAAAAACTATTGACCGTATTGTTGACGTATTCCCTGGGGAAGAGAAAGCGATGGTACGTTCAATGCTGTCTGAATCATTGCGTGCGGTTATCTCCCAGACACTATTGAAAAAACTGGGTGGTGGTCGAGTCGCCGCCCACGAAATCATGATCGGTACCCCAGCGATCCGTAACCTGATCCGTGAAGATAAAGTGGCGCAGATGTACTCGGCGATCCAGACGGGTATGGCCCATGGCATGCAAACATTGGATCAGTGTCTGCAGGGCTTGGTTAGTCGCGGTATTGTTACTGCGGATGATGCGCGTCTGAAAGCTCATGACAAGAACGCTATCTAA